The sequence below is a genomic window from Piliocolobus tephrosceles isolate RC106 chromosome 8, ASM277652v3, whole genome shotgun sequence.
ATAGGGTATAATAAATGCAAGAGAATAACGTGTTAGGTGCAACATAAGTGcttctctgtgtttttctttagttCCAAACCTATGATTTTTATCTCTCCTACAGTACATCATTTCCTCCTGTCGATTATCCATCAATCTGAAATACTTTTAGTGGATTTTATTATTAAAGTGTGACTTAGCTCATTATATAACTCTACTTTTGTCCCGATACCCAAACATGTGTTGGATTAGTTGCGGGATATGGTGGAGATTCATAATActgttatattttactttatttttaatttttagattataTCTGTTAAGGCCTGTAAGAGAACATGGGGCTTTGCGATTCAAGGAACTGAGCCAGGGGAAAATGCATATTCATGTGAATAAGCTTTGATTAACTGCATATGTACAATTAGAGAACACCCAGAGAAAACAGTGTCTTTCTACGGAACTTGAAAGATACATCACAGCTGAGTCAGCTCTGAATACActgttagaaaaaagaaagaaaaaagtaaatatctggATTCATGGGAGTATTCTGGGGATTTACTTTCCCAACACTAATATGACTTCTCTCCCCCCATAAAATGTTGCTGAATATACAGTGAAGTTTTGAAAGTAATAAGAAGGCTACTTTGACTAACATTGTTCTATTACTCTCTTTTTCCTAGAAGTTCCCAAAGTTTGCCGGCTGCAAGTGAGCGTGGACGACCAGTGTGAGGGGTCCACAGAAAAGTATTTCTTTAATCTAAGTTCCATGACATGTGAAAAATTCTCGTCTGGTGGGTGTCACCGGAACCGGATTGAGAACAGGTTTCCAGATGAAGTTACTTGTATGGGCTTCTGTGCACCAAAGAAAAGTAAATACGTTTTTTATGGTACttctatttcacttttttaaaaagacatttgggTGGAAAAAACTCAATTTGATGCGAAATTAACATGATGTGCATTCTCATGATTTCACATTACTTGACAAGTTAATGACTTGTCAAACTCTTAGGACTGGAAAGTGACAAAGCCATGATTCAAATTTTTGCTTTCTGCTTCttctgatttgttgttgttgttgttgtttttgagacgaggtctcgctctttcgcccaggctggagtgcagtggcacaatctcgactctctacaacgtctgcctcccgggttcaagtgatctcctgcctcagcctcctgagtagctggaactacatacagatgcctgccaccatgcctggctatatatatatattttttttttctttctttcttttttttttgtatttttagtagagagggggtgtcaccatgttagccaggattatggtctcgatctcttgaccttgtgatctgtccgcctcggcctcccaaagtgctgggattacaggtgtgagccaccgcgcctggccctgaattgtttctttagaaatatttctcATCTACTCGATTTACACATAAAAGATTAAAGTATTCATTAATGAATGTTATGACCTCAGATTTGTACAGAATCAGTTATACATGTGAGATAGTGGCATGTATGCAGAATTAAGATGGTGAAACTTGAAAATTTATAAAGTTTTCAGTTAGATTTCTGTATTCTTTAGTAATTGCAAATTGCAGCACAAACATCTCTACACTTTTCTGTCCTATCCGTTTGTTAcctctcccaccaccacacctgaatCATTGAAATGATGGTCTCTTGAGCAGTAGTTAATATTTGCAGAGGGAGACAATACAGATATTTCCCCCAGACACAGAGAtttttgaaaagttcaacaaACAAGGAAAACTTGATTTGGCAGAGAATTTGATAAAGCTTTATGGCTATACTGTGTTGGATATGCAAACTCTTGAGTTAATGTGGTGATGGTTGCTGTGGATGTTCTCTTGTTTTTGTAGATATAAATGTTTTGCTCCAGTGGTTACCTGGAAATTAGTATGCATATATTCTTGATTAATAATGGAATGAGAGCTGTTAAAAACATTAAAGCAAAACTACCAACACGACAAAATTTACCAAATCATGCCACATATTGTCCTTGAAACTTACCCCAGTTTTACCTAACCATATCTGGTATTTGGGTTTAacttctttttacatttaaaagatacaaagatgTAGCTTCAGAAGAAATTCTATCCAGTTTACAAAAATTTAGAATTACCAAAATATAACATGTAAGCTTACCTGCAATTTGAAGCACATCTTTTTAAAGGTTTAGTATGATATTTTGGATTCAGACTGAGGCTTCTATGGGATTAGattttcttcagttacttcaATAATcactatactttaaaaattctggtattataacatttctaattttcttctcttttttataaagGTCCATCATTTTGCTACAGTCCAAAAGATGAGGGACTGTGCTCTGCCAATGTGACTCGCTATTATTTTAATCCAAGATACAAAACCTGTGATGCTTTCACCTATACTGGCTGTGGAGGGAATGACAATAACTTTGTTAGCAGGGAGGATTGCAGACATGCATGTGCAAAAGGTAGTGAATGTTTTCTTATTCTACCTTTAGATAAACTTTATAAATAACTTATcagtaaaattgtatttttatttatccattttactaATAGCAAATTGCCATTTCTAGACTACTTCTACATAAGTATCTCCACAGTGTTAATCAGTTTTGTCAAAATGCTTTTACTGGCTAGCTGCAGTAGACAATAGCCATATTTTCATATCTTAAAGGTAAAATATTATTAACTGAGCGTATAATGAGTTTTGACTTCACAGTCCTTAAAAACAAGATGAAGTGAGCTCAATAACTGTGTCAGAAATAGTGATTTATAGTGAGCCTATAGACTGGAgatgtattattttcattgttgttttattgaTTGTAGctttgagaaggaaaaagaagatgcCAAAGCTTCGCTTTGCCAGTAGAATCCGGAAAATTCGGAAGAAGCAATTTTAAACATTCTTAATATGTCATCTTGTGAATGCTTATTTGCCTTTATGGTTATATCTGAAGAATAATATGACAGCATGAGGAAACAAATCATTAGTGATTTATTCACCAGTTTTTATTGATacaagtcactttttaaaaaatttgtatgttttttatacATAACTAGCTGCTATTCAAATGTGAGTCTACCATTTTTAATTTATGGTTCAACTGGTTGTGAGACTGAATTCTTACAATGCATAAGATATAAAAGCAAATATGACTCACTCATTTCTTGGGGTTGTAGTCCTGATTTCAGAAGAGGATAATAACTGAAACAACATAAGACAACataatcatgtgtttttaaagatatttgaGAATATAAAGGACTAGCAAATAAAACTCATTTTGCTTTAAAAGTTGGATTATATTTTAGGCCCAAGAAGATGAAGTCGCAGATTTaccaacactttaaaaatattactcccattttattgTGTTAGATTGCAGTACAGTGAGTGAATAAGGggatttatttaaaagattataacTTTCTTGACTGATTTAAAAAGCTGATCAATTTATTAAAGCCAGAAATGTTCTCCTCGGGGAAAACAatttctatctatttatctactaATCCCCACTCacatgtatatgtttgtgtttaCATATAGATAGATGGAAGGGTTTTCCTGGTGTTACATTATTTCCTAAGACATAGTGGGTTGGAGACCACTAAAGTTATAAAAAACCAAGGAAAGTaaagtttttcaaatgtttgtacTGTTTAAGGtgtttatttatataaactatgcataaatttaataatttaaatttaaccaGTAAATTATCATTGATTAAATATGGTCATTCCAATGAAacaggttttttctttctctgtaataaaacaatttttcaaaatccTTACATTTTCATGGCAagattaacatatttaaaagtatgCCCCTTATTTGGCAGAATTACAAATGCATTTACCTTTTGCTTGAAcagtctttcatttaaaaatttatcccaGTTATTTTGAGAAATAGGTATATGCCTGAGAACTTTGAGTGATGCTGAAAACTAGAAGCAAACCAGGTACTCATCAATTGGGGATTGGTTGAAGATTTTATGGATGAGGAGTTAGCAAAATATCTATATATGCATATCTTTGAACTCCCAGGATACGTAAGAAATACAGGGCCTAGAACAGCatgaataaacatatatacaaacatcacagaagatactaaagatattaaaaatgtttacctGTAAAGGGATGGAGGGAACAGAGGGGTGGACAGTTGTGGAgataatatttatgtaaatatacctGTTATATAGTTTTGATCTTGGACCATGTAAGTATTTGACATAATtcataatcaaaattaaataaaaaagaaaaaacatttctttaaacattcaAACTCAACTGAATACCAAATAATGGCATAACTACACAAAGGATATATACTTACTTTCAATGACTTCAAAAATTAATATGAGAATGTCATTTGGGAAACATAAAGGTCAAAAAATTCTGAAGACatcttaaaatgcattttcaaatttattattagtttttatttgaataggTTTGGAGTTACAAGTGGTTTTttattacatggatgaattatattgcagtgaattctgagattttagtgcactctGAAGATGCATTTAGTAGTCTCATTGTTAATAGTAATACTGGTGTTATTTTGAACCTATTGTATGTAGAATACTATGCTGTAAGAAAACAAGTAATTACATTTCTTTAGAAGTCAGGATTTTCAGCGTTAAGAGAAAATGAGATACAAGTatacaatgaaagaaattaagtaaaaatcTTTGACTTAAATTGGAGTTAGAAATAGTCATATAAATTAATAACTGATTTTCTCTATCAAAAAATCTATATTTCCCACTTTTCCATTGAAAAGTCCTTGAAGTAATGACAACTCAGTGGCAGTAGTTACAATTACCATCCAGACTGTGGTCTCTCCGTACTATTACCCACTAAAAAGGACCAGTGCTCTTAAGAGAAGAGCTGAATCTAGGTCTGGGGCAGGAAATATGTAAAGATAAGCTTGGGCCATCTTACTCCAGTAATCAAGGAAGCTATCAAAGACTAACGAGTCATGTCACAAAAACAGAAGAGTAATATTAAGGAGCTCCCACTAGCCTACAATGAGACAATATGACCATCAAAACAAATAATGACCACAATGTATGTAAATACATAGaaatctgggccgggcacggtggcccaagcctgtaattccagcactttgggaggccgagatgggcggatcacgaggtcaggagatcgagaccatgctggctaacatggtgaaaccccgtctccactaaaaaatacaaaaaactagccNNNNNNNNNNNNNNNNNNNNNNNNNNNNNNNNNNNNNNNNNNNNNNNNNNNNNNNNNNNNNNNNNNNNNNNNNNNNNNNNNNNNNNNNNNNNNNNNNNNNggagaatggcgtaaacccgggaggcggagcttgcagtgagatgagatctggccactgcactccagcctgggtgacagagcaagactccgtctcaacaaaaaaaaaaaaaaaaaaaagaaaagaaatctgaatttatgattatacacacacacacactcacctccTTTGTACCTTTTGGAGGTTTCTAGGGCATTATCTCATTAATTTGAAAACTGATGAATTAACAAAGAATaaagcatttatccttttttttttttttgtttatttttaaaaactgtaccaCAGGGAAAATAGTATATGAATGTCATTGATATAATTCCACCTAATATATGcattaaaatgttagaaaataccCCTAACAAAAGTATGAATATAGGTAACCATCATCATTGAGTGCTGAAACCATTGTATGAAAGGGGACAGTCTCATGGGAAATCAGGCTAATGTCTCTAAACTCACAGATCATTCTGACATCCATAATAGTTTAGTCATAGACATTATTTGCTTCCTGATATGATACAATAATCAGTGGACTCTCCCCATCAAGTATtcttggagaaataaaatacagccaACCCAAAGATAGTCAAGCCTCTAGATCTCACTATCATATTGCCAGATTGTAGGGAAATACTGGGGATATAAGAACAAATTATAAGAAACCAAGGGAAGTAAATCCTTAATGTTGGACACTCTACAGGACAAATACCCTGGTTTCTCcatacaagtcaataaatgtttttttgaaaaaacagcaGAGCAGAggtagtgctttaagaaaaaagataatagatAGCAATGACAAAAAGCAGCATGCCATTAAAAGATTGGTTAAGACCTGAATTTATGACTGTTTTTGGTGGGAATAATTATAGGAATAGGATGTCGTGTGTGTTATGGGGATGCAAAGTGAGTGAGTCAGAGCCTTTAAGGAATCTGGGGGCTCCTAGAAACCCCAAAGGGAAGCTGGATTTGGTATTTGCTCCCTTTATCTCCCATGTAGCCAAAGCCCTTAAGGGATCATGGATCCAACTCAGCCTACATTTACATCTCTTTGATCAGCATGGATAGGAAGTAGATATTTTGGATGAAATTATTCTAATGCCCTATTACCTCTGCAGTGTTAGtttaattaagaaatatataaagtgGTCACAGGACATTCTGCAGTCAAAGGGAAATTCCTTCTTACCACAATCATTGTGAAGGCAAGTCGTAGctgtggtttcacagatagcctaATTAAAAGGAATGTCTCATTCTGTGacacaaaaaagtcaaaataggAATGGGATGGCTTTTAATaagacagtattttttaaattatcctgGACTACCACTGATGTGTCCCCTCTGCACACACATTGTCACAATATTTAACCATAGAAACTGCAATGGAGGCCTCCAAATTGCCTGGATCACAGCACCTTCAAGTGTGCATGCTGTCTCCCCCAACAGTCCTGTTAGGCTTTTAGCCAACAATTTTGTCCAGTCAGAGGATATCCTATGGAGTGTCTGTCTATATATTGTAATAATGTCTGTAGACATTTTAGCTCTGGTGTATCCATAGATAAATCTCTAGGGTGTCCCCAAGGATCTGACCTAAAATAAGCAGCGTGAGAAGGATGTCTCTTCATCGTTCATCAGCCTTCTTATGAACTGATGGACTTATTGTAGTGGCAGGAACTTATCTTTACAAGCTTCAGGTTTCCAGTAAAATTTAGGTCCTGtgataaaaaataaggaaaagtagaaaagtaCAGAGTTGTAgatttaaaatatcctttgtcCCTATATATTGTTACAAACTTAGATATGGAAGCAGGCAAACATGGGTATCAGAATCatccaaaattatttcttctccctTCATCCACATAATCAATTGTTCACCAATTATACCTAAGTAAGCCTTTCCTAATCCTCTTCTTATGCCGGAAAAATTAAAACACTCTGGAGTTTTTCTTCCAATCTATGTCTACCTCATATCCAGTCATCTACACTGATGCCAGGGTAAtcctggaaagaaaaaagtatgatCAGTTTACTCCTTTGCTTAAAACTCTTCAGTGGTTTCCTCTGGAATCTTCACATACTGTCCAAGCCCCTTGTGTGTCATTTAAGAATTCCTTTGCATGTACCATAACATTCTTTTCCAGATTCATCTCTCATTATCTGTAACCTATAATACAATTGCACTAAATTATCTGAAGTTTCCAAAGCATGTCATACTGCTTTACTTTTCCACAATGTGGTTCTGAAATTTTGTGCATGAGAACCATCTTTAGAGCCAGGTACACAGCAGGCTTTTATGCCCTGTGCCCAGGGGTTTTTACTTAGTGGGTTTGAGCTGGCGCTCAAAGATGCACATTTTAAACAACTCCAGATGATTAGGATGTACACTTTACTTCGGACTTTAAGGAACACTTTTTTAAAGCTTTACCAtaagtttctttctttgaaaaaaaatcattccctCCTTGCAACTATTTAGCAAGTTGAATCTTCTCCTTGTTGAAGTATTCCTTGCCCAACCTGAAGCAGGTTTAATCATTTATCCTACGGGTTTGCCTAAACCTAGAGCAACTTCCTAGTTGTACTACTgcagtatttaattattttccttgaagTTTTATTCTTAGGACATCTAAGTCTTTCATGtcaaattaatgttatttttttatttcaaaatatattattaaactaATTGTATACTgtatagaaaattaaatacataaggataaaaataaaagcagtgcaGAATTTTACCACCAAGTGATGAATGACTCCATTTCTGTTCTCTTAGGGTGGAAATAACTTAGTAAAgacatatacacattttaatgTCCTTAGTTTATACTGAGAAAGTGTATTACAAATTATATCAAtctatccccaaataaaaatgtatgaaaaatgtatgaaaaaaatgcataaacagaaaaatattaataaatcacTTCACTTTAATTAAATGGTATTTTAGTTTATCCTTGTTTTATTTGGTATTTCCAAGATTATTATAAAGGTTGAACATTTTTGGTTGTGTAAATTTAGGGTGTACAAAATGGTATATTGATATACATATTTGTAGTGAAATGACTACTACAGGTAAGCAACTTTAACATGTCCATCACGTTCTGTAGTTGCTAGTTGCTTTTTTCTATCTTTACTTTTTggtaagagcacctaaaatctactcttgaGCAAACTCTCAACATGCAGTATTAATAACTGTAGTCCTCCTGCTGATATTAGATCTGTAGACTTGTTTATCTTAACATAACTACAAGTCGGTACCCTTTAATCAACATTGTCTCATTTTTCTCCCCTTCCCCGTCCCTGGTAACCACTACTCTACTGTTTCTGTACATtcgacttttttttctttttcattccacacataagtgagattgtgcagtatttttctttctgtatctggcttatttcacttagtatagtATCCTCTAGATTCATACTTGTTGTTGCGAATAGCAGCATCTCCTTTtgtaagactgaataatattttactgtatatatacatgtgtatgtgtatatgtataagtgtatgcctgtgtgtatacatatctCACAACTTCTTTATCCACTTAGTCATGGATGGGCACTTAGATTGTTTTcctatcttggctgttgtgaataatgcagtGAACATGGTAGTGTAGATATGTTTTTGAAGTACtgacttcatttcttttgtgtatatacccagaagagatATTTCTCGGTCATATGGtggttgtattttcattttttttgaggaacatccaTATTATTTTCTACTATGTCTGTACCAATTTAAATtcccaacagtatacaagggttcccaTTTCTTCACTCCCTTCCAAACACCtcttgactttttcataatagccattgtAACAAGCATAAAGTGATatctttatttattgttattttttaattacaaattttttttaaagtccaggggtacaagtgcaggtttgttacatgggtaaacttgtgtcatgggggtttgttgtacagattacttcatcacccaggtattaaacctagtacccattagttatttttcctgatcctccctttcctcccaccCTACACCCTCCAAAAGgtcccagtatgtgttgttccctctatgtgtctatgcattctcatcatttatctcccacttgtaagtgagaacatgcagtgtttgagtttctgtttctgtattagtttgctaggcataatggcctccagcttcatccacatccctggaaaggacatgatctcatccttttttatggctgcatggtattccatggtgtatatgtaccacattttctttatccagtctatcactgatgggcatttaggttgattccatgtctttgctgttatgaatagtgttaaagagcttctgcacagcagaattGACATCTTATagtggttttgagttgcatttccctCAGTAGTTAATGATGTTAAGCACATTTTAATATActtgttggctatttttatgtcttctttggaaaaatgtctgtttagctcttttgctcattttttactGGGTTATTTGGTTTTCGTTTTTACTGTAGATTTGAACtgttacatattttgaatattaaccccaTGAGTTATATgtctcacaaatattttcttcccatctGTAGGCTTACTTTTCCttttgttgattgcttcctttgctgtgcaaaaaccttttagtttgatgtagcaccacctatttattttgcttttgttgtttaatCTTTTGGGTTGATATCCAGGAAATTATTGCCAAGTTCAATATCAACAagattttcccctatgttttcttctaggagttttttgtttgtttgtttctggccTCATGTTGaggtatttaatccattttgagttgattctggtgtatggatatccagttttctcgactccatttattgaaaagaactAATCTTTCCTCATCAGTTCTTCTTGGTGGCCTTGTTGGAAATTAGTTGATCACATGtgcttgggtttatttctgggctgtccTATTTA
It includes:
- the TFPI2 gene encoding tissue factor pathway inhibitor 2, encoding MNQPPLRLRPVGVGRTLAPHKAGTRAAWSRTPRTSSRQALSRTPCPAGHWTPCTMDPARPLGLSILLLLLTEAALGDATQEPTGNNAEICLLPLDYGPCRALLPRYYYDRYTQSCRQFLYGGCEGNANNFYTWEACDEACWRIEKVPKVCRLQVSVDDQCEGSTEKYFFNLSSMTCEKFSSGGCHRNRIENRFPDEVTCMGFCAPKKSPSFCYSPKDEGLCSANVTRYYFNPRYKTCDAFTYTGCGGNDNNFVSREDCRHACAKALRRKKKMPKLRFASRIRKIRKKQF